AGTCATTACACTTATTGCAAGTACTGAGTAAGTTTTCCCCTCCACTATCTATAATGACGGAACAAATCGTTACACTTATTGCAATTACTGAGTAAGTTTTTGAAATAATTGAGTGAATTTTTGAAAGTAGTAGAAATCGTCCATCCATTTTTGGTGATTTGAGTTTTATATaaattggacaaaaatttataaagaaaaattaggAACAATTCCGAAATATAATCCCTAATCTAAATTTAATCACCCTacttaataaaaataacttaagTTACTCCAACTTAAAATTTGAAACATTTTTGTCATTCTTAATTATTTCTCCCTCGTAATCCGCGCTCCTATTTccactataaaaaaaaaagaaatgaaaaaatttACAAGTGGCGCggtaattttatatttatcccCTTGATAGGGTGTGACTCTAATTTGTCTTTTTGAATCGCTTTACACATATAAATATACACGGAATTATTCAGAAAGATGGAGAGGTAAAACAGAATCTAAGAAACCTAGTCTACATTCTATAAAATAttcaaagtaaaataaaaagaattactCAAGGTATATGCAATAAGATAGTTTACTGGGGTCACGTTGACTCCTTTCCCCCAAAGTAAACCAAACTAAAGGGGCAAGGAATAAAGAAAACAtgtacatttttaaaaaaaattattggaaaagagtttaagaaagtaaaaaataatatatattttttattttaaatttaaaatgtattaaatatattaaaatattttttaattttatgattttaaatatattttataaaatgaaaaaaaaagacaaaacaaATTTAACGTAgcagtattttattttatggtaTATGGAAGAAGAATGAGTATAACCAAATGTGGTTTAGACAGGACAAGGAGTAAACAGGGGGATCCAAGCAATGCCATACTAAACCTCAGTTGTCAAGTAAATTAAAAACCCTTCCAAAGAATCCCTTGACTTTACTATTGGGTGGGGATTTCTTTTGagaaacatataaatattggtaATAATTAATAGAGGAACACAATTATTTTCTTACTATGGGGGGAGGAAAAATTCTTGGGATGTTAATCTTTGTGGTTGTGGTTGTTTCAGCAGCagcaggaggaggaggaagTTTTGGGGATAATCATCATCAGCAGAAATGGTGGAAATGGATGTCTTCTAGTTCTGCAGCTTCTTCATCAGTGGTCAATCCAGTTGTCTCTTCTTCAATTGTCCTACCACTCTATGGCAATGTCTATCCCCTTGGGTATGCAATGATGCTCTTGTGCACATTAATCCTCTCATTTCTAAGTTATTGGAGGTCATTTGGTATGGGATAATAATCTCAGGATGAAATACAAGATTATTTTATCCTATGTTTGATTAGGAATATTAGTTAGTTCTGAGACTATTTAACAATGGAATGAGTTATTTCATACATATGATGAGATAATTAATTCCGTGAAATTTTCTAATGCATAGACTAAGTTTGTCCATCTCATACCCAATACCAAATGACCCGTAAGGAAATAGATTAAGAAATTAGTGAATTTATTTACAATACTTCTATTTGACTATGTTGTTGAAGAAACCTccgatttttttttgaagaggTATGCTCATAGGCATGCCTACGAAAAATGGGCTTCACATGGACCATTTTCCTTAGCATTTTTGAAATGGTCTTTGGAATGTAGGAAGATTGTAATCCCTATTTTCCTTTTCTAAGTTAAATTGATTGTATTAGTTATCTTCTGCAGTTATTACTATGTTCAGCTGAATATAGGGCAGCCTTCAAGGCCTTTTTTCCTTGATCCTGACACTGGCAGCGACCTCACATGGCTGCAATGTGATGCTCCCTGTGTTCGCTGCACAAGAGTAAAGTCTTACCACATCTTTCTTACTTCTGTTACAACTCATTTTTATGCTACTTCAACccaaaaactatcaaaattgagTACAATATTAGCTTTAATGTAGTTTGGGTTCCTCACAACTGTAATGGCTTATTACTGTCTCAAATTAAATGATCATTGCCATCTTTTGGAGTAGTGTTCTATCATTGGATGCAACCTCTATACTTCTAGTACTCAAGTTCCTAAAAAAGCCATGGAAGTGGAGGTCAATTATATACTGAAGAATTTACCCACTGAATTTCTTCCCTTTTTAAGCAACTAGAGTTGATAGAGGAGGGCTATCGACATTAAGAAGGAACAATAGGATCATTATGTTGTTATGAGGAATTGAATTAACGGGAGAAAGAACTAGGTTATGAGGAAAGGCAACagagagagagaagagttggtttttctctttcaaaattcacCGCCCATATTTCTGGAGAACTATCATGTTTGACAGATTTGGGGAGGCCTAATAGTAAATGTAGAGGGAGGACTAGTTTAATCAGTTGTTGATGGGATCATTTTGAAATTTCTTGCTTTTGATAATCAAATTTGAACCAGTTTCATATTTATGGAAGACTGTCTCATCCTACTACTTCTATACTTGTAGGCGCCGCATCcattttacaaaccaaacaatgACCTCGTGCCATGCAAGGACCCTCTCTGTGCCTCCTTGCACCCTGCCGATTACATATGTGAGAGTCCAGAACAATGTGACTATCAGGTTGACTATGCCGATGGAGGTTCATCTCTAGGTGTCCTACTTAATGATGTGTTTAACTTCAACATGACCAGTGGTGCTCGGATGATACCTCGTTTGTCTTTAGGGTTAGCAATCTTTATCCTCTCTCATTCTGTATTCTCTCTTTTTGTGTGTCTTGCTTGTATGAAAAAGCATATGCTGTAATGTCCTTTTCCCAATACTTGCATTCTTATTTGCTTTCATTCGAAGTTTGTTAAGATTGTTGTCCTATGCTACTAAACGAAGCACTATGAGGCTCCATTGACAAAAGATAGAACAGTAgatacaaaaaaagagaaaagaaagaacttTCAATAGCTTCAAGTATATGTAGAAGATTATGATTGATATAGTTGGACTTTTAAGAATGACATATACTCAGAAGAAATATGTTACACAGTGCTATGAAATATATCCTGTTCTTCCTAATCGACATCATAAGCAGAACTAAAAGAAATATTCTGCAGAtaggaaaaaggaataaaaagaaagaaatacgGAGAAAAGCTCACACCCTTATTCACAGTAGTTAATGTTTGGATGGCCGACTGAACATCTGATTTGCTGTTTTGAAGAGGTAATCCTGCATGAAGCCTCACAATTGTTTTGTAAATTTGGATACTTAATGGTCATGCTTAATTGTTTAAAGAAGGTCCTAACAATTCAATCCTTCACAATACTTCCTAAATATTAATAGAGGTGATTACGTAAGAACAGGTAAATTTATTCCTTCAGCAGATTCTAAAGCTTCCTTGATAGGAGAAATAACTCTATTCTAGCATATTAGTTGAGTCGAGGAACTATCATATCCAAGGAATTTCAGTTTTCATTTTCTTGTAACTTTGTAGGTGTGGATATGATCAGTTACCTGGTCAATCTTATCATCCTTTGGATGGAGTGCTAGGTCTTGGTAAAGGAAAAACCAGCATTGTGTCTCAGCTTCATAGCAAGGGTCTGGTGCAAAACGTAGTAGGCCATTGCTTGAGTGGTAGAGGAGGAGGCTTTCTTTTCTTTGGAGATGAGGTTTATGATTCGTCACGCATAGTCTGGACTCCTATGGCACATGATCGCATGTAATGCACACTTCTCACTCAAATCCCAACAGCAAACTTTGTCTTTCTAAATTCTCCTCTCTCACCAATATTGATGTTCCATGCATGACAGGAAGCACTATTCAGCAGGATCTGGTGAACTCATATTTGGTGGGAAAGGCACAGGATTCAAGAATCTTTTTGTAGTCTTTGACAGTGGAAGTTCCTTCAGTTACCTAAACGCACATACATATGAAGGTTTCATTTCACTAGTAAGTTGTACAACATCTAAGTTTACGGATGTGTTTGGTTGGTTTAATCTATCTATTGTAACTTATTGTTGTTCCACTTATATTGACAGTTGAAGAAAGAACTTAATGGGAAGCCACTAAGAGAAACAAAGGATGATTATACACTCCCACTGTGCTGGAAGGGCAGGAGACCTTTCAAAACCATAAATGATGTGAAGAAATACTTCAAGCACTTTGCACTTAGCTTTGGCAATGGATGGAAGTCCAAAGCTCATTTTGAAATCCCCCCTGAATCATATCTTATTATCTCAGTAAGATTTTCAACATTCTTTCTTTTACATGGTGTTAGGATGGGGGAAATCCTCTATATGATGAATATTCTAACTTATTTTGCAGTCAAAGGGCAGCGTCTGCTTGGGAGTTCTAAATGGTACTGAAGCCGGCCTGCAAAATGTCAACCTTATTGGAGGTATGAGGTCTGGCACAAGAGAGTAGCCTAAACTCTCCTTCCATCTAAAATGGTTGCCTCGTTTTGAGTCTATTCAAGTGCATTTTGCCTTTATCATTATATTTGACTTTACTTTAAGAACAATCAACATCTATTTTCACACCACCTCACCGTTGCATCCAATTTCAATGGAACATCATTTGACTAATCGAATTACCTGTTTTCTGATTTCCAGATATATCAATGCAAGATAAAATGATGATCTATGACAATGAGAAGCAAGCAATAGGTTGGGGCCCTGCAAATTGTGACAGGCCACCAAAATCGAGTAACATGATTATGTAACATGATAATGTATCTTTTACCTTTGGTTCGTGTTACCTTTTGAGTTTTATCATTCTATTTGTATGTGCTTTCATAAATAAATGGGGTAGAATAAGAAGCTCCCCCTTCCCCCACCCCACGAGTAATATAAAGGCTCTAAAGAGCCGGATATTCAATGTACTTGTGACTTAGCAACAATTTAGTTATTCGAATACTGTAAATGACCAAAGAGAGTATGTTTATTGATTATTAACTACTTTAATTAAACTATTAAAAGCAAGTAATatcgttaattaattatctagcatttCCCTTAAATAGTAATCAATCTCTTAgttaatacataaaaaaaaatgagtttgcATTTAACCACTTTCGTTTTACAAAAATTCTCTACTTCCTGCACTATCCTCTAGTATATTTCTATTAGAAAAAACACTGTACTTTTGTAATTATACTTTACAACTGATACCAATCGGATAAGAATAATGCCAGACCTTATACTTCTTTTCAAGTCACT
This Solanum dulcamara chromosome 8, daSolDulc1.2, whole genome shotgun sequence DNA region includes the following protein-coding sequences:
- the LOC129899392 gene encoding aspartic proteinase Asp1-like; the protein is MGGGKILGMLIFVVVVVSAAAGGGGSFGDNHHQQKWWKWMSSSSAASSSVVNPVVSSSIVLPLYGNVYPLGYYYVQLNIGQPSRPFFLDPDTGSDLTWLQCDAPCVRCTRAPHPFYKPNNDLVPCKDPLCASLHPADYICESPEQCDYQVDYADGGSSLGVLLNDVFNFNMTSGARMIPRLSLGCGYDQLPGQSYHPLDGVLGLGKGKTSIVSQLHSKGLVQNVVGHCLSGRGGGFLFFGDEVYDSSRIVWTPMAHDRMKHYSAGSGELIFGGKGTGFKNLFVVFDSGSSFSYLNAHTYEGFISLLKKELNGKPLRETKDDYTLPLCWKGRRPFKTINDVKKYFKHFALSFGNGWKSKAHFEIPPESYLIISSKGSVCLGVLNGTEAGLQNVNLIGDISMQDKMMIYDNEKQAIGWGPANCDRPPKSSNMIM